In Thermosphaera sp., a genomic segment contains:
- the upp gene encoding uracil phosphoribosyltransferase codes for MNSNLILVDNPLAKHYLTFLRRKETPPNLFREYVRKIGYIIGYEVSRLLKWRTGFVETSTAKAEGVFPGRQLYIVGVLGASIPLMHGIWEMLPWAGLGIVAARRFKIEDKVMVKLYYDRIPDDLSDYTVVAVDPTLATGNTMIKVLEKLSEAKCKDYMVATIISSRPGLENLWRKFPDVKVVTLSIDPILSKELFIIPGIGDAGDRSLSSGEI; via the coding sequence TTGAACTCCAATCTAATACTAGTCGACAACCCTCTTGCAAAACACTATCTAACGTTTCTAAGGAGGAAAGAAACTCCCCCGAATCTTTTCAGGGAATATGTTAGAAAAATTGGCTACATAATAGGGTATGAAGTTTCAAGGCTACTCAAATGGAGAACCGGCTTCGTTGAGACTTCAACGGCTAAGGCGGAGGGCGTTTTCCCTGGGAGACAACTCTACATAGTTGGAGTACTCGGGGCTTCCATTCCCCTAATGCACGGAATATGGGAGATGCTGCCATGGGCGGGTTTGGGAATTGTTGCTGCTAGGAGGTTCAAGATCGAGGACAAAGTGATGGTTAAGCTATACTATGATAGGATTCCTGACGACCTTTCAGACTACACCGTCGTAGCCGTCGACCCGACGCTAGCGACGGGTAATACTATGATAAAGGTTCTTGAGAAATTGAGTGAAGCTAAGTGTAAAGATTACATGGTGGCCACAATAATATCATCACGCCCCGGGTTGGAGAATTTATGGCGCAAGTTTCCAGATGTGAAGGTCGTCACGTTAAGTATTGATCCGATCCTCAGTAAAGAATTATTCATAATACCGGGGATCGGGGACGCCGGAGACAGGTCACTGAGTTCAGGGGAGATATGA
- a CDS encoding DEAD/DEAH box helicase translates to MSKMLVEKLIDKGLSEAYVKLLLKEGITKLNPVQSKAVEKGVLDGRNILVSSPTASGKTLIAEMCLVKTFLNGGLGVYLTPLRALASEKYGEFERLSQIGLKAGITTGDFDNPAEELGDYDLIVATYERFDSLLRLKPSWLERVKTIVVDEMHTIGDPERGPIIEMIIARALRQGLQILGLSATIGNPNQLAEWIKGELVNTPWRPVRLVEGYYSRNRGKIVFENGVEEDIIPSTGDKILDVVLHNLSMDYQTLVFIHNRRKVEEYAEKISMKLPVIPESEVGEYLSELSDDPITAERESLSSLIRRGVAFHHAGLSNTGRRVVEEAFRRRALKVIFATPTLAAGVNLPARRVVVSIKRYDASRGRMVNITISEYKQMAGRAGRPKYDKLGESIIIDATTDKEAMNFLRGQPENVLGKLASHRNLRIHTLSLLSSGEAKSFRDVYEILSSTFSSYYAGSGDLLEPLAGETIRYLLDTEMIIQDGEVIKPSMLGRITSYTYLDPASVDMWRRAKPSTPSDLYVLHTIALTPDFTRSAPYIPAKLVEEFEEAALQASKRGMTISPGRVDADYDDWLVGYVHAMILVDWINEAMEDVIVKKYMIGPGDLFNLKETAAWITSSIAKVEAVLGDRGMHKYLERLSRRLENGVKEDALELTLVETIGRVRARILIENGVRSIKDLAETPSNKLESLPRFGERVVRSIKEWLRKRGYEVVD, encoded by the coding sequence ATGAGTAAAATGTTGGTTGAAAAATTGATTGACAAGGGTCTATCAGAGGCCTATGTTAAGCTTCTCTTGAAAGAAGGTATAACTAAGTTGAATCCTGTGCAGTCGAAAGCTGTGGAGAAGGGAGTGCTCGATGGTAGAAACATTCTTGTCTCATCACCAACGGCCAGTGGGAAGACATTAATTGCTGAAATGTGTCTCGTCAAGACTTTTCTAAACGGGGGGTTGGGAGTATACTTGACTCCCCTGAGGGCTCTTGCCAGCGAGAAGTATGGAGAGTTCGAGAGACTTTCACAAATAGGGCTGAAAGCGGGTATCACAACAGGTGATTTTGACAATCCCGCCGAGGAACTTGGAGATTATGACCTGATTGTCGCGACTTACGAGCGATTCGACAGCCTCCTTAGATTAAAACCATCGTGGTTGGAAAGAGTAAAGACTATTGTTGTGGATGAAATGCATACTATCGGAGACCCTGAGCGAGGACCTATTATTGAAATGATCATTGCTAGAGCGCTGAGACAGGGACTGCAAATTCTGGGATTAAGTGCAACGATAGGCAATCCCAATCAGCTCGCAGAATGGATTAAAGGAGAGCTGGTAAATACTCCTTGGAGACCAGTGAGGCTTGTCGAGGGGTACTATTCCAGGAATCGTGGTAAGATAGTTTTCGAGAATGGTGTTGAGGAAGATATCATACCTAGCACGGGTGATAAGATACTAGACGTTGTTCTACACAATCTATCAATGGACTATCAGACGTTGGTTTTCATTCACAATAGGAGAAAGGTTGAGGAGTACGCTGAGAAAATAAGCATGAAGCTTCCAGTCATCCCGGAGAGCGAGGTGGGGGAATACCTTTCCGAACTCTCAGATGACCCCATTACAGCCGAAAGAGAATCCTTGTCAAGCCTTATAAGGAGGGGAGTGGCTTTTCACCACGCAGGATTGTCTAATACTGGGAGACGTGTGGTCGAAGAAGCTTTTAGGAGGAGGGCTTTGAAAGTAATATTTGCCACTCCTACCTTGGCTGCAGGGGTCAATCTTCCCGCAAGAAGAGTCGTTGTGTCCATCAAGAGATATGATGCAAGCAGGGGGAGGATGGTGAATATAACTATTAGCGAGTACAAGCAAATGGCTGGCAGGGCTGGGAGACCCAAGTACGACAAGCTGGGGGAAAGCATCATCATAGATGCAACTACCGATAAGGAGGCGATGAACTTTCTCAGAGGGCAACCCGAGAACGTACTCGGAAAGCTGGCAAGCCATAGGAACTTGAGAATACATACCTTATCCCTCTTGTCATCGGGAGAGGCAAAATCGTTCAGGGATGTATATGAGATCTTATCATCTACTTTCTCCAGCTATTATGCGGGGTCGGGAGACCTACTAGAACCTCTTGCCGGAGAGACCATCCGCTACTTACTTGATACCGAGATGATCATTCAAGATGGAGAGGTCATAAAGCCAAGTATGCTTGGAAGAATAACATCGTATACGTACTTAGATCCCGCCTCAGTCGATATGTGGAGGAGAGCAAAACCATCCACGCCATCAGACTTATACGTTCTTCACACCATTGCTTTAACTCCCGACTTTACGAGGAGTGCCCCCTATATTCCAGCCAAGCTTGTCGAGGAGTTCGAGGAAGCAGCCTTACAGGCGAGTAAGCGGGGGATGACAATCTCCCCGGGCAGGGTGGATGCTGACTATGATGACTGGTTGGTGGGCTATGTACATGCCATGATACTGGTTGATTGGATAAATGAAGCTATGGAGGATGTGATAGTTAAAAAGTATATGATCGGCCCTGGTGATTTGTTCAACCTCAAAGAGACTGCGGCCTGGATAACGTCCTCAATCGCGAAGGTAGAGGCTGTCCTGGGAGATAGGGGGATGCATAAATACCTTGAGAGGCTGTCCCGGAGACTGGAGAACGGCGTTAAAGAAGATGCCCTGGAGTTAACTCTCGTGGAAACCATTGGGAGAGTAAGGGCAAGAATACTGATCGAAAACGGCGTGAGAAGCATAAAGGACCTGGCCGAAACACCCTCGAATAAGCTAGAGTCTCTCCCCAGGTTCGGAGAGAGAGTGGTCCGCTCCATTAAGGAGTGGTTGAGGAAGAGAGGTTACGAAGTAGTTGACTAA
- a CDS encoding molybdopterin biosynthesis protein, giving the protein MSRKIFHTLADPDTAINLVVEKLNPKPNGVERVNLSDALYRVLANDVYAPLDYPPFDRSEVDGYAVRSVDVEWSDELSPSLLKIKGFVKPGTQPVVEAGEKDAVEVATGAMIPPGYDAVIMEEYVEKMGDFIKVFRAVTPGENVSTIGSDISSGDLLLVKGTLLKHQQLSVLAGVGINEVDVYVQPRAVVFSTGEEIVEPGQPLPTGKVYDVNGILITSFLREHGVNAVYGGLLPDDYNVVKERIQDSLTKFDMVFTSGGTSAGLSDVTYKVFSDLGELIVHGLKTKPGKPTVIASSKGKLLVGLPGFPLSCYMILVRVVKKILQFYTGAVYEDYIVESKLPVQIRKNVGKVWLIPAMLVESGETYSAYPVSMSSGAISPLILSDGFIELGDNVDVALEGEPVKVYLFRDLPPRNLLNIIGSNDPLLVELLRFEGLITSSRALNLGSLGGWKAVARGEADIAPTHLLDEKTRCYNTPFLDKFGLKERAVLIKGYERLIGIVVETGNPKKIRGLQDFLRGDVRIVNRSKGSGIRVFLDMSLRQIAVEKGLDPLRLERFVKGYTYEVKTHTAVATAIRQGRADAGLAVGYVAEIMGLDFIPLTWEEYDFLILKENLKKRSVMKFIDGLKHLPSKLESFGNIFAKYYRASGETGSEKTVCLT; this is encoded by the coding sequence ATGTCTCGCAAGATCTTTCACACGCTCGCAGACCCGGATACTGCTATTAACTTAGTTGTTGAAAAACTAAATCCTAAACCCAATGGAGTTGAAAGAGTGAATTTATCAGACGCGTTGTATAGAGTTTTGGCAAATGATGTTTACGCCCCTTTGGATTATCCTCCTTTTGACCGTAGTGAAGTCGACGGTTATGCTGTGAGAAGCGTAGATGTTGAGTGGAGTGATGAGCTTTCCCCTTCGTTGTTAAAGATAAAGGGGTTTGTAAAACCCGGTACTCAACCCGTTGTTGAAGCCGGGGAAAAAGACGCTGTTGAAGTCGCCACAGGAGCCATGATACCCCCGGGTTATGATGCCGTGATCATGGAGGAATATGTTGAAAAGATGGGCGATTTTATAAAAGTGTTTCGAGCAGTTACGCCGGGGGAAAACGTTTCAACTATTGGTAGCGATATATCCTCAGGTGATCTTCTATTAGTCAAGGGGACTCTTTTAAAGCATCAACAGCTCTCCGTACTAGCGGGTGTTGGAATCAACGAGGTGGACGTCTACGTTCAGCCCAGAGCGGTGGTTTTTTCAACCGGCGAGGAGATCGTAGAGCCCGGCCAGCCCTTGCCCACTGGAAAAGTTTACGATGTGAACGGAATTCTAATAACTTCATTTCTAAGAGAGCATGGCGTTAATGCCGTATATGGTGGCCTCTTACCCGATGATTACAACGTCGTCAAAGAGAGGATCCAAGATTCTTTAACAAAGTTCGACATGGTTTTCACGAGCGGCGGAACAAGCGCTGGGCTTTCCGATGTTACATACAAGGTTTTCTCAGACTTAGGGGAACTGATAGTTCACGGTTTAAAGACAAAGCCTGGCAAGCCGACAGTGATAGCTTCTAGTAAAGGAAAGCTTCTAGTCGGACTCCCCGGTTTTCCTTTGTCATGCTATATGATTCTAGTGAGGGTTGTGAAGAAAATACTTCAATTCTACACGGGGGCAGTATATGAAGACTATATTGTTGAGTCTAAACTCCCCGTTCAAATCAGAAAGAACGTGGGGAAAGTTTGGCTGATACCCGCAATGCTGGTCGAATCTGGCGAGACATACTCAGCATACCCCGTTTCAATGAGCAGTGGAGCAATATCGCCGTTAATTCTCAGCGATGGTTTCATCGAACTCGGCGACAACGTTGATGTTGCCTTGGAGGGGGAACCAGTCAAGGTTTACTTATTCAGGGATCTGCCCCCTAGAAACCTTTTAAACATAATCGGAAGCAATGACCCCCTTCTTGTCGAGCTTCTAAGGTTCGAAGGACTAATTACTTCGTCCAGAGCGTTGAACCTTGGAAGCCTGGGAGGCTGGAAGGCAGTAGCAAGGGGGGAGGCTGATATCGCCCCTACTCATTTACTTGATGAGAAGACAAGATGCTATAACACACCCTTCCTGGATAAATTTGGACTTAAAGAGAGGGCGGTTTTGATCAAAGGGTATGAAAGGTTGATCGGAATTGTAGTTGAAACCGGTAATCCGAAAAAGATTCGCGGGCTTCAAGATTTCCTGAGAGGCGATGTAAGAATCGTCAATAGGTCGAAGGGCTCGGGGATAAGAGTTTTCCTTGACATGTCATTGAGGCAAATAGCTGTTGAAAAAGGGTTGGACCCCTTACGACTAGAGAGATTTGTGAAGGGATACACTTACGAGGTGAAAACCCACACTGCCGTCGCAACAGCTATAAGGCAGGGAAGAGCCGACGCTGGCTTAGCAGTCGGCTATGTAGCGGAGATAATGGGATTAGACTTCATACCTCTCACGTGGGAGGAATACGATTTCCTAATACTCAAAGAGAATTTGAAGAAGAGGTCTGTAATGAAATTTATAGATGGTCTCAAACATTTGCCCTCAAAACTGGAGTCGTTTGGGAACATCTTTGCTAAATACTACAGGGCTAGCGGAGAGACTGGTTCTGAAAAAACTGTTTGCCTCACTTGA
- a CDS encoding DUF72 domain-containing protein codes for MKVFVGTSGWLYDWNEDGTLDWYVENSGLNAVELNASFYRFPFQNQVKSWKRKSKSLRWAIKVHRSITHLRKFGERAYGIWDKFKNLFNPLEDLIDFYLFQLPPNYSCREESLKNIERFYLYTDLGKRFAIEFRHPSCFKDDIVKWAEEFGITLVSIDSPIARWIVSSNKIVYLRLHGSHVWYGHDYSREELEEIRAELERLEPEAIYVFFNNNHWMLENARLMKIMLENHGPLDTDFK; via the coding sequence ATGAAGGTTTTCGTGGGAACCAGTGGATGGCTTTATGATTGGAACGAGGATGGAACGCTGGACTGGTATGTGGAGAATAGCGGGTTGAACGCTGTCGAGTTAAATGCTAGTTTCTACCGTTTTCCATTTCAAAACCAGGTCAAATCTTGGAAGAGAAAGTCAAAGAGTCTTAGATGGGCTATTAAAGTACACAGGAGTATTACACATTTGAGAAAATTCGGGGAAAGAGCGTATGGTATCTGGGACAAGTTTAAAAACTTGTTCAATCCCTTAGAAGACTTGATAGATTTCTACCTGTTTCAACTCCCTCCAAACTACTCCTGTAGGGAGGAGAGCCTGAAAAATATTGAAAGGTTTTACCTGTACACAGACCTGGGAAAAAGGTTCGCAATCGAGTTTCGTCACCCTTCATGCTTCAAAGATGATATTGTTAAATGGGCCGAGGAGTTCGGAATTACCCTAGTCTCCATAGATTCACCAATAGCGAGGTGGATTGTGTCGTCTAACAAAATCGTTTATCTTCGCCTCCACGGTAGTCATGTATGGTATGGGCACGATTATTCTCGAGAGGAGCTTGAGGAGATACGAGCTGAGTTGGAGAGATTAGAACCCGAGGCCATTTATGTCTTTTTCAATAATAATCACTGGATGCTCGAGAATGCTAGATTGATGAAAATCATGCTGGAAAACCATGGTCCCTTGGACACAGATTTCAAGTGA
- the yjjX gene encoding inosine/xanthosine triphosphatase — protein MGITLCIGSSNPVKIRGVREAFEKFFPIDMVRYKRVTTSVRIQPMNLDEIVRGARERALGVMDPSCDYGVGVEAGFYIYEGEPFDVEASYIIDKDGHCSLGFSPSFPVPKKVYEWIVEGRYVELEEAVEAITGINKIGEREGFIGFLSRGKLERYVLSYTATIMALVKLLNRELYELASKR, from the coding sequence ATGGGCATCACGCTTTGCATAGGCTCGTCAAATCCTGTGAAGATCCGAGGAGTCAGAGAGGCTTTTGAAAAATTCTTCCCAATCGACATGGTTCGTTATAAAAGAGTGACTACTTCGGTGCGCATCCAACCAATGAACCTTGATGAGATAGTGAGAGGAGCTAGGGAGAGAGCACTGGGCGTGATGGATCCAAGTTGTGATTATGGAGTGGGGGTGGAGGCAGGTTTCTACATATACGAGGGTGAACCATTTGACGTTGAGGCTTCCTACATCATTGACAAGGATGGACATTGCTCGCTAGGGTTTTCGCCGTCCTTCCCTGTACCTAAAAAAGTGTATGAATGGATCGTTGAAGGAAGATATGTTGAGCTCGAAGAAGCCGTCGAAGCTATTACAGGGATAAACAAAATCGGCGAGAGAGAGGGATTTATCGGCTTTTTATCTAGAGGAAAGCTTGAAAGATATGTTTTAAGCTATACGGCAACGATAATGGCTCTTGTAAAGTTGTTAAATAGGGAGCTGTACGAGTTAGCGAGCAAGAGGTGA
- a CDS encoding ferredoxin: MAKYRIIVDRVNCLGCGAAPAACSEIFELGDDTGKNRVVAKYSVETTRDVSIGEIPEELYECAKSGADVCPVGAIRIEKIE; the protein is encoded by the coding sequence ATGGCTAAATATAGAATCATCGTAGACCGTGTCAACTGCCTAGGATGTGGGGCTGCTCCCGCAGCGTGTTCAGAGATATTTGAACTGGGCGATGACACAGGTAAGAATCGTGTGGTAGCGAAATACAGCGTTGAGACCACTCGAGACGTGTCTATTGGCGAAATACCAGAGGAGCTTTACGAGTGTGCTAAAAGCGGGGCCGACGTCTGTCCGGTCGGCGCTATCCGAATTGAGAAAATCGAGTAA
- a CDS encoding DNA repair exonuclease, whose protein sequence is MLIAHFADTHLGKKLYGIQQTMIQFMNHFQQAVELALKEHVDAFVFAGDFFDESHPPNIVLRKAIDVIDKMTEKSSKVYIVTGDHDRVKRSDLSPIHVLTKARVPWSENYFIDKTVKNGVEYHIVGINNFNLRANERLRAELSKQLRVLSQRAGRNSIIILHQNILNLFPIERYGLTFDDIPQTPKYIAMGHLHRRIVHKRTGEKGVQVIAYPGSIDIFSRDELEEAKTQGKGFYIVDISRDEPIVHKINVETTPFEYVESGTHESELVANLTHALSSLSGLVREDNKGIIYLSLKMRTTDRVNLNAINDLIKRLASKYLPHPDLVFPKIERRYVGDEGKEALSRTTFKELNELNILIHIFTRELGIKEEEAKVLSEQILRLKDSIVNEDNEGLLKVIDDISKATFWKKINIRDDYITLVSEDAVNAKGQTLESWFKRG, encoded by the coding sequence ATGCTTATCGCGCACTTTGCAGACACCCACTTAGGTAAGAAGCTATACGGTATACAGCAGACTATGATTCAATTCATGAATCACTTCCAACAAGCCGTGGAATTGGCTCTAAAGGAGCACGTGGACGCTTTCGTTTTCGCTGGAGACTTCTTTGACGAATCACACCCTCCCAATATAGTTCTCAGGAAAGCAATAGATGTTATCGACAAGATGACCGAGAAGTCATCGAAAGTCTATATCGTTACAGGAGATCATGATAGGGTCAAAAGATCAGACTTGTCACCCATACATGTGTTAACAAAAGCTCGGGTTCCATGGAGTGAAAACTACTTCATTGATAAAACGGTCAAGAATGGTGTTGAATATCATATCGTCGGAATCAACAATTTCAATTTAAGAGCCAACGAGAGATTGAGAGCTGAGTTGTCTAAGCAACTCCGAGTCCTTAGTCAACGTGCTGGAAGGAACAGCATTATCATCCTTCACCAGAACATTTTAAATCTGTTCCCCATAGAGAGGTATGGTTTAACATTCGATGATATACCTCAAACACCAAAATACATTGCTATGGGGCACTTGCACAGGAGAATAGTACACAAAAGGACTGGCGAGAAGGGGGTTCAAGTAATAGCTTATCCTGGAAGCATAGACATTTTCTCAAGGGACGAGCTCGAAGAGGCTAAGACCCAGGGAAAGGGATTCTACATTGTGGATATATCACGTGATGAACCCATAGTGCATAAGATTAATGTTGAGACCACTCCTTTTGAGTATGTTGAGTCAGGTACTCACGAGTCAGAGCTCGTAGCCAATTTAACGCATGCATTATCCAGCTTGTCAGGACTAGTAAGGGAGGATAATAAAGGAATAATTTACCTGTCCTTAAAGATGAGAACCACCGATAGGGTTAACTTAAACGCTATAAATGATTTGATAAAAAGATTGGCGTCCAAATACCTGCCTCACCCTGATCTCGTTTTTCCAAAAATAGAGAGACGCTACGTAGGCGATGAGGGAAAGGAAGCCCTGTCTCGCACAACATTTAAAGAATTGAATGAATTGAACATATTAATCCATATATTTACGAGAGAACTCGGTATAAAAGAAGAAGAGGCTAAGGTGTTAAGTGAACAAATCCTAAGATTGAAGGATTCTATTGTGAATGAAGACAATGAAGGGCTTTTAAAAGTCATTGACGATATCTCCAAAGCAACCTTCTGGAAGAAAATCAACATTCGCGATGACTACATTACACTGGTCAGTGAGGACGCAGTCAACGCAAAAGGTCAGACCCTGGAGTCATGGTTCAAGAGGGGTTAG
- a CDS encoding AAA family ATPase, producing the protein MNSKSYPLIIRRVILEDFLSHKDSNIQFDEGVNVIIGENGAGKSSILEAIYYALTSEKWRAGKIEDLVNKNSQNARVILEFEYEGHEFRIEKEIGRDRKAFLFKDGKLIADRVESVKKTLKELIRLDPEKLNGVAIVAQGGLTELFTQTKPSERKERVDELLGLNVYEEIGEKIKEICLEVSEDIGTFCPSQSDINRLETVKKRFTEAYKELLKKRREKDEAIARCERIITEVKNKIIAEGLREKASRLDELSRERDELVQVKSRVEESIFRLREDKKELEKEILANENALREINAELKDLEEASALASVIDKFETLVKIYGEIRSRKQILESKERELSNLNRIEHRYRELAGKYGSLEALEDLILGLEGNLDEARRRLGELNDEIGRERGLLEKLKTDIEKYKREFTRLAKEALFDGNEALMNIDYLEKIHEEIKNALSQLKEDLRRLMERESDTRSRLGDYENKILILSKSTEPKCPVCGRPLDDDHRRRLLEELEKMVEEARSLLTKLESDRKRIETRDLPEIESKLDIIEKIKETLKSLLDNQEALKEHERRVDELSKLKANLEQSVRELENRIKTLEKDRSEWRNLSQIYDSEYHSRLREEVETLRQDIRNLEDKAGLFKKDLAMILRIPLEIFDSQFESIERRFREAAEARERLILLRHKKETIENNLINSREKLKKKNEELKLLETELERICDKLEAVEKEVKNAENARELLSKLEYEIKSNEMLLQQHRLDREEIDEELKKLREKAFKANDAIKKLLILYWLKNNLFHKDGLPKYLRKHYVEVMSRIMESLSDVFDLGFESIQIDEEYSIRVKLSRIRGEFTVGQLSGGEKVAISILALLAINQIVTQGNIGFLALDEPTEYLDEERRRDLVELLKKFRRGENIPQIIVVTHDNELVEAANIVYRVVKVEFSKVVREES; encoded by the coding sequence GTGAACTCTAAGAGTTATCCTTTAATCATTAGGAGAGTAATCCTAGAAGACTTCTTAAGCCACAAAGACTCAAACATCCAGTTCGATGAAGGAGTAAACGTCATTATAGGGGAGAATGGGGCTGGAAAATCGAGCATCCTGGAAGCCATTTACTATGCTCTCACAAGCGAAAAGTGGCGGGCTGGGAAGATAGAAGATTTAGTGAACAAGAATTCTCAAAACGCTAGAGTAATACTAGAATTCGAGTACGAGGGACACGAGTTTAGAATCGAGAAAGAGATTGGAAGGGACAGAAAGGCTTTCCTTTTCAAAGACGGAAAGCTGATTGCTGACCGTGTTGAAAGTGTAAAGAAGACCCTAAAGGAGTTGATAAGATTAGATCCTGAAAAGCTTAACGGAGTCGCAATAGTGGCGCAAGGAGGCTTAACTGAGTTGTTCACCCAAACCAAACCCTCGGAGAGGAAGGAAAGAGTTGACGAGCTATTGGGATTAAATGTTTACGAAGAGATCGGTGAAAAGATTAAAGAAATATGCCTAGAAGTCTCAGAGGACATTGGTACATTTTGCCCCTCGCAAAGCGATATTAATCGGTTGGAGACAGTAAAAAAGAGGTTTACGGAGGCTTACAAAGAACTGTTGAAAAAGAGGAGGGAGAAAGATGAAGCCATTGCTAGGTGCGAAAGGATCATCACTGAAGTTAAGAATAAAATAATCGCCGAGGGCCTTCGCGAGAAAGCCTCAAGGCTGGACGAATTATCACGTGAACGAGATGAGCTGGTCCAAGTAAAATCGAGGGTTGAGGAAAGCATCTTTCGTCTAAGGGAAGATAAGAAAGAGCTCGAGAAAGAAATACTAGCTAATGAAAATGCTCTGAGAGAAATAAACGCGGAGTTGAAGGATCTCGAGGAGGCCTCCGCCTTAGCCTCGGTGATCGACAAGTTCGAAACCCTCGTTAAAATTTACGGAGAAATCAGAAGCAGGAAACAAATCCTCGAGTCAAAGGAAAGGGAGTTAAGCAATCTTAACCGCATTGAGCATCGTTACCGAGAATTAGCTGGAAAATACGGTAGCTTAGAGGCCCTGGAAGACCTCATATTGGGGCTCGAGGGGAACCTTGATGAAGCGAGGAGACGCCTAGGGGAGTTGAATGATGAGATAGGGAGGGAGAGAGGGCTCCTTGAGAAGTTGAAGACAGATATTGAGAAGTATAAAAGAGAGTTCACGAGATTGGCCAAGGAGGCACTTTTCGATGGTAATGAAGCCCTCATGAATATAGACTACCTCGAAAAGATTCATGAGGAGATAAAGAATGCTCTCTCGCAACTAAAAGAAGATCTTCGGAGGCTAATGGAGAGAGAGTCCGATACAAGAAGCCGGCTGGGGGATTATGAGAACAAAATTTTGATTCTATCAAAGTCTACGGAGCCCAAGTGCCCAGTTTGCGGAAGGCCTTTAGATGATGATCACAGGAGAAGGCTACTCGAAGAATTGGAAAAAATGGTAGAAGAAGCTCGCTCACTGTTGACTAAGCTAGAAAGTGATCGAAAGAGGATTGAAACCAGGGATCTCCCAGAGATCGAGAGTAAACTCGACATCATCGAGAAGATTAAAGAAACTTTGAAATCCCTCCTAGATAATCAGGAAGCTCTCAAAGAACACGAAAGGAGGGTTGATGAGTTATCCAAGCTCAAAGCAAACCTAGAGCAAAGCGTCAGAGAACTTGAGAACAGAATTAAAACTCTGGAGAAAGATAGAAGCGAATGGCGAAATCTCTCCCAAATATATGACTCCGAATATCACTCTCGCTTAAGGGAAGAGGTTGAAACCCTAAGGCAGGACATAAGGAACCTCGAGGATAAAGCCGGACTATTTAAGAAAGACCTGGCAATGATATTGAGAATTCCTCTCGAAATCTTTGACTCGCAATTCGAATCTATCGAGAGGAGGTTTAGAGAAGCCGCGGAGGCTAGGGAAAGATTAATTCTATTAAGACATAAAAAGGAGACGATAGAAAACAACTTGATAAATAGCCGTGAGAAGCTTAAGAAGAAGAATGAAGAGTTAAAGCTTCTGGAGACTGAGCTAGAAAGAATTTGCGACAAGCTTGAAGCTGTTGAAAAGGAGGTGAAAAACGCTGAGAACGCTAGGGAATTGTTGAGCAAACTCGAATACGAGATAAAGAGTAATGAAATGCTCCTCCAACAGCATCGTTTGGATAGGGAAGAAATCGATGAGGAGTTGAAAAAACTCCGTGAAAAAGCGTTTAAAGCTAACGACGCAATTAAGAAGTTACTCATTCTCTACTGGCTTAAGAATAATTTGTTCCACAAGGACGGTTTGCCAAAATACTTGCGGAAGCACTACGTAGAGGTTATGAGCAGGATAATGGAAAGTCTAAGTGACGTTTTCGACCTAGGATTTGAATCAATTCAAATAGATGAAGAATACAGTATAAGGGTTAAACTATCAAGAATCCGTGGAGAGTTTACAGTAGGACAGCTGAGTGGGGGCGAGAAGGTGGCTATTAGCATCCTAGCATTGCTGGCCATAAACCAGATAGTAACTCAGGGCAACATAGGATTCTTAGCACTGGACGAACCGACCGAGTACCTTGATGAAGAGAGGAGACGAGACCTTGTGGAGTTGTTGAAAAAGTTTAGAAGAGGGGAAAACATCCCTCAAATAATAGTTGTCACTCACGACAACGAACTGGTTGAAGCAGCAAATATTGTGTATAGAGTAGTGAAAGTTGAATTCTCAAAAGTAGTGAGGGAGGAATCTTGA